Genomic DNA from Solanum dulcamara chromosome 4, daSolDulc1.2, whole genome shotgun sequence:
atgatttataaCGACAGACTTAGCGTTTTTAAAGTCCAGAAACCATTAGATTTTTGGTCTTATTGTAAGGTTATAATCtgattttaattttctcaagAACCAAATGAACGTGCAGGTAAATTaatcaaagaattttttttattgaactcAAAAGTCTGAGAGGTCTATTAAATTTGGACAGTGCTAGGGGATAATTTTGGTGTTTCAAGTCCTGTAAGTTATTGATTTTTCACAGTTCTTATATGGTATTGGGTGTTGCATCATGTAGGTTTTTTCCACACCAGAAACATTGATTGGATACCATCCTGATGCTGGGGCGTCATTTTACCTTTCTCGCCTCCCTGGTTATTTGGGTAAATTATTTTGCTGATCTCATGCTGCGGTTTGGATTCATCAGTAACTTCTATCATGTCATATAACTGAGCGCCTTTGATGATGAATTATCAAATTTGGAACTACTTTTCTGATCCCCCCTTCTCTACACACACCTTCTTCCTCAATCtcaaattatttcttattttaggGTAGTTGAGTCTACATGTAGGAGATGCCCATTTTCAATGAGGAAAATAAACATGTCAATATCTGGACACTTTCCTTCTTAAATGTTTGTTATCAAAATATCTGCACTAGGCGTGATGTTTTTTTTACTTCATCTTATTTTTCCCAATCTCCTTGGGAAGTAAGCTTGTGTGCCTCCTCCTGCTTCATGAATTTTGGAGATTATGATTCTTCACTTTTGCTTTCCTCTTTTCAGAATTTGTCTGAACTGCCTATTTTGCATTTAACTTCGTACCATGATGTTAATGTATGGCTacctatatatatttatttatttattatctttaAATGGTTTCGGACTAAAATTACAAGGCCTTTTATCTGTAGATATAACTAATAACTGATAGGTCAACATGCTAGTCACCAGATCATGTAGGACTGCATTTACATGGTTGACTCTTGATGACTTCATgctctacaacaacaacaacaacaacaacccagtgaaatcccacaacatggggtctggggagggtagaatgtacgcagaccttactcctaccaaggtaggacggctgtttcctggagaccctcggctcagatGACTTCATGCTCTATTGCATATAAAAGTTAGGCAATCTAATGTGCTGTCCGCTCATGTTAGCCTATCTATCTTATGCTATACTATTTTGTGGTTCCAAGTGGAATATGTTTTTTGTCTTTGAAGCTTATTTGCGGCTTCTGGTTAATATGCTGCCTCTCTCATCTGTTTCGAGATTTGCTACTGCCTCAATGAAAAAAGTTCGGCATGGAAGAAAGCAATTTAAATGTTTTCGATTTGCAGGAGAGTACCTGGCCCTAACTGGAGATAAGATCAGTGGAGCAGAAATGATTTCCTGTGGTCTTGCTACACACTACTCACACAGTGCAGTAAGTCCAATACCTGTGCTTAATTTGTTTTGCACCTAGGTGCCAACAGCCTACTTGGGTTATTTGACAATTGTTCTGGAAACTTCTTATCTGCCTGCTCCATTCATCTCAGAAACTTCCCTTAATTGAGGAACAAATTGGAACATTGATTACTGATGATCCCTCAGTGATTGAAAGATCTCTTGAAAATTGTGGAGAGATTGTCCATCCAGATCCGACGAGTATACTTCACAGGTACCTGTCATCCTTGATAAACATGTAAAATGGATGTCCAAAAATATGTTGGTTCTTGCTTAAGTATGGAAGGAGTGGATTGATATAGATTACCATTTTGTGTTATGGGCTGCTTTTGGATTTGAAGCACCTTTTTTAGTTGTTAATCAAGCATGTCTCTAGTCAGTTGATTCCAAACCTTCATCTTCGGGGAATCCCCTTCATATTTCTTATCGGACATAGAAACAATCCCTTGActtattgaaataaaaaatagaccTCTGCAGCCTTGCTTCATCATTTTGCTTGCTGCAGGAAAGCAAGTTATAGGTTTAATTGGATGTGAAACTTGCAATCATTTcttttaacattttttatgcTAGTCAAAAAGAAAGGCTTACAAgtccatcttttatttttttcttctaagaATCAAATTGGTGATTTCTGGCaaattgtttaattttttaaacaGAAATTCCTGTAACTAGCTCTTCAAAGTAGGTTTGCAAGTGCCAgaaattgttttttctttatagAGAAACTGATCGTGTCACCAACTTTCCCTTGAGTTGTATAGAATGCATCAACTGGTGGAGCAAAATTTCAGCTCTGAAACTTAAACTTTACATATGTATAGAATGCATCAACTAGTGGAACAAAATTTCAGCTCTGAAACTTAAACTTTACATACTGAAACTTTGCGGCTCCTGATAACTTTTTCCATGGTTCCACATGGATCTTTTGGTCTTTGTATGTAGTCTTGTTCTTTAACCTTTAGTTTTCCAaaaaagaatatattattttcttattgagTTGTGTGTGATCTTGCTTGCAGATCAATCTGTATTTCGATAGCTTAAGCTAATccatcttttctctttctttaggATTGAAACTCTTGATAAATGTTTCAGCCATGACACAGTTGAAGAAATTATTGATACTTTGGTGAGCATATAGTTCCTCTGCATGTGTATCCGTGTTTCTCTTATACTGAAAAGGTCACTGAAAGATACAAAGTTCTGTATGttgattgattttaagttgCTTAATATCTCTaatgagaaaagaaagaataggaATTAAACATGTGGTACTCGGAAGGTGGCACCGTGGCAGCTATTGCCAACATACATGATGACCATGTTCGACTCCAGTAACAGGATATAGTCGTATATTAGAGGATGAAGTAACACTAGCTCTAAAATGACATATCTTAATTCCATCTAGACTGGGGTATGAAGTCTATTCCGGATAAGAAACTTGATCGGATGGGCATACAATCACAATGTGGAAAGTGGAAACATAATTCTTTAAATAACAGTGGTATCTGGGCAAATTTTCTCTCACATCCATTATTTCACCGGATACTTTCTATCTCTCACCAGCTCAAGTAACAGGTAATTCTGGCCCCCAAATCACTTGACTTATTCTGTCTGCTGGGATTTGAACCCTGATCTTCCATGTTTTTCATCCACTTCTTCGACTATTAGGTTACACCCTTGGGTGGTAGTAGAAACATAATTGAATTGATCAATGCAATAACATTCAGCATCTGATTGCTTTGCTTTTAATACCTTGGCCGTCACAAGTTACCACTAtttgaaaaatctgaaaaagccCAATGATCATTGTTGAGTCTACTCTTTGCTTGCTCCCTGAGTTTCTAAAAGTACCTATAGATCCTAGTGCTGTTGTAACACTAAATTGTATCAATCATTCTTTGGAGAAAGTACATTGCGGAGATTCTAACTTCCCATATGCTAAAGTGCATGGAGAGGCCTTCCCGTGATGCACATTTTTGACATTTGTACAAGCTGAGTCATTGAAATCTGCTATACGCGTGAAAGATTTTAATCACAGGTGTgattacatttttaaaaagaaactGAACTTTTGTCAGGAGAGTGAGGCAGCCAAGAAGCAAGATGCATGGTGTGCTGCAACATTGAGAAAACTACAAGAAATATCCCCGCTGAGTTTGAAGGTTTCACTGAGATCTGtaagttctattttttttccagatagAATATTCTTTCTTCCCCCTCTTCCAGCCACCAGGACATTGTAAGATGACCATCCACTAATGCCTACTGTTAGATACGCGAAGGTAGACATCAGACTCTGGACCAGTGCCTAAGGCGTGAGTATCGAATGACGGTACAAGCTTTATCTGGACAAATAACTAGTGACTTCTGTGAGGTAATATATCttgcaaaataaataaatgaacgTCTTGGTACTACATTTCATGGATGATCATCATTGTGCATTAATATCTTCCTATCAGGGGGTTCGTGCACGACTTGTGGATAGAGATCTTGCACCTAAGGTAAACCAATATAAATTTGAACCAATATGTAATTTTAGTGAATTATGATCTTCTTTCCAGTGGAATTTTCCCAACACTGTCCTTTCTTGATTTATGTTAAAACGTCCAGTGGGATCCTCCAACCTTGGAAAAAGTAACCGATGACATGGTAGATCACTACTTTTCTCGGCTAACAGCATTTGAGCCTGAACTGGAGCTGCCTACACAACAGCGAGAAGCATTTACATAACTTTTTGTAGGGAAACTTCTCAACTTCAAAGATAACagaagaaaatagaaaaaggagaaagaaaatatgTGAATATCATTTATCCTTCTTCAAAGAACAAACATTGAGCACTTCAGTCTTGATATAGTTGCATTTGCAAATCTGCTCTTTCCTATACTGAAAATAACCAATACTATGCCTTGCCAAATCGTGCAAATGATATGATTgcttattctttttttcatcATCTTCTGTCTTAGAAGATTCTCGGGGGAATTTACCTTGTATACACTGACAAtgttaaaaatatatacattcaATCGTTATTATTTGATATAAAAGACTTTATGCTGTCAATATCAAGAATTTTTACTCTTTTAGAAGTGGGACGCTAGATGAATAGTGGTGGGACGTACGTGTAAGTTCAATTCAACGAGTACTTACGTCTATTTGTTCTGTGTTTGGAGGGGGAAAGATGGTTAGCTTTTGCTTTTCAGCATACCATTGTATTCCTTGTCATCCCAttgtatagtttttgaatatgtaaattttatttttaaaatattaagttgatctaatttaatttaacttcAAACATTAGTTAAATTGattctcaaaaagcaaaaactGCCATAAAAATTGGGATGTACGTCAAACTTAAGTAGTGACATATCATCAATTTCATTTGCGctctgctgtatttagaattCAATGGGAAGGAGCTCCTAGAATTCATTTTGCCTTTTGGCCACTGTATGACAGATGCAAAATTATTTACTTCCAAATCATATTCTCTGCTGCTTCTACCCTGGAACACCTATCATCAGAAAGCACGAGCGTGCGCGCACATTCACACCATAGAATCCATAAAGTTAATATGTAGTTCTTTAACGTTACACCATTGAGAAAATGGAGGAATCCATGTAAATATACGTTTCACTATGTTGTATAAACCTCTCAAACTGCACTCTGTAATCCTTTTAAGGAGAATACACAACTTATATGTATATAAGCAATTATTTGTATACATTATGGAATGTTACTGTTTTATTCAGCAAATCAAAATTGACTGACCAGTTCTGGTCCTAAAGATTTCACAACATTGCTCTCACCCAAGGAgacaaattcataaaaataattaggagCTTCAAAGGCAcaccaacttttcaactttctttGCTGGCCTTGTATGTGTTAACCAGTTGCGTTTGCACATCACCTGAAACTGGTGCATGCTCTTTGTATTCCATTGTAAACTCACCTTTTCCCTGCATGAAACAAAACAATGATCAATATATCACCGACTTTCACTAAGCAAAGAGAGCACAGAAGTTGGTATCACAAATTTCTCACTATGCATTTTACGCATGATTagggaaaaaggaaaagaaaacgAAGTTAGAGGAGAGGaataaattttgtttttgatttaatatttaaagaaaaggaaagaatgtTTGTCACTTCACATTAACACCTTAATGACATTTTTTCTACTGTAAGCCTTTGTCTTTGCGGCATCACAAAAGATTCTTCAGAATGTgttcacatttttttttatgtttccaCCCACTGGTATGACAAAAAATTAACATTGTTTATGACattaaaagggcagcccggtgcacttaagctcctgCTAGGCGcaggtccggggaagggcccgaccacaagggtctattgtacgcagccttaccttgcatttctgccagaggctgtttttccaaggcttgaacccgtgacctcctggtcacatggcagcaactttaccggTTACTCCACGGCTCTCCTTCAACATTGTTTATGACATTATCCATTATATTTCTCTTCTCCTGCCTTCCTTTCACTCATACGAtatccaaaagctaaaaataaataaattgaaatcaCCTCTGTCCTTGCTCTCCCTTGCTTCGATAAAAGAGTTCTGTTGAGGAACTGGAAACAAAATTACTGACCTGTGTCATTGATCGTAGAGATGTTGAGTACCCAAACATCATGTTGAGAGGAACCTGAGAAATAAATAGTATTACCTCAGCCCTCTGAAGACAGAAATGAGCTACTCATGTCATAATACATTCAGAATAAATGCATACTTGTTCCAAGGATGAAAGAAATCAAGAACAAATTTTTCCTTTGTCCCTTACAAGCCAAGTTAGCAATTATTGTGTCTCAGTCTCAAAACAGCAAACAAATGCAAGTAACATGAAGATAACTAATCTCCATGAAAACAATTTCTCATAACTATTGTATCTTCCTTACATGAAAGCTAATCTGTTTCAGAGACTCTTTGGTTAAGGTATTAATTATTAGATAGAAACacaaaaaacatgcatgatgcATCTTTCTTACACAACTTTGTCACACATACTTGAAAGCTATAATAAATATCATCGGAAAGTACAACAAAATCGGATAGGGCAGTAGGTAACAAAGAAAGAAGTCAACTACAATAATAAAAGTTAAACTATGATGACCAAGTGTCACACACACGCCTTGTGACTCGCGTGCCCGAGCTACTACTAAGAAGCCCCAACACAAACAAGGAGAACATGCATTACTACCAACTTTAATAGCCACTTCTGTGcctaaaaaagaaaatgaacaaTTGATAGCTGGAGCTATATTCGGAAGTGGTTTTCCTATAATTGCACTGCATGAAGTTATCCGAACAGAATAAAGAAAGAGAGGATCAATTCTAAATACAGCTGAAAGAGCAAAGAATGATAGACATACATTGGCAGTAATTACAGAGTCATCTCCTTCCTGGTCATTGCCAATTATGACACCTTTCCTCCTGTGATATTAAGAGAACAAAAAAGGAAGTGGTTAGAAAAGCATAaatcacattctcaaatatCAATAACAAGCTCCCAGAAAGAACTCAAAAAGATTACTTATTGATATCCCCAGTAACAGTGCCCTGAAATTCTGTTGGCACTTTTATATCCACCAGCATCACAGGTTCTAAAATGATAGGCTTTGCCGCAGCATAACACTGTTTTGCAATGAAATTAGTGATACACATGAGCAACCATAAAATCACTGCAAGCATATGCAACTTAGATAAAGCTCACCAAGCTAAGAAAAGAGAGGAAGATGGGAAGTTGGAGGTACAAAACATAATAGAAAGAGTCTACCGGTCAGTAGGATGAATGTGTTACCTGTCTAAAAGCATAAATAGAAGCTAACTTGAACGCAAGTTCACTTGAATCAACATTATGTGAGGCACCATCCGTCAAAACAACACGGATATTTTCAACTGGATGACCAATCAGAGAACCCCTGGAACACAGGAAGATCCAGATTTCTAATCAAATCAAAAACACCTAAAGAAACTAGTCCAAGCATGTCAATCATCAAATCTCCACTGAATCTAGCATCGACTAAGCTTTGATAGTCCATATGCAATTACTATATAATAACAGTACAAGCAAGATTCTTGACTTGAAGAAAAAGCAACAGATGTACCCCAGAATCTCTAAGCAAGTCATAATTTGAAACTAGAGAAAGAAAACTTACGAATTGGCAGCCTCCCTGAAACCCTTTTCAATTGCAGGGACATAGTTTGACGGAATAGTTTGTCCTACAAGCATGTTGTCAAATTCAAACTTACTGCCTGACCCTGGTTCAAGAGGTTCAACATACCTGGAAAACAACGCATTGAGGAAACATGAATATCAATAAtgccacaaaaatgaataatgaaaatataatCAGCTAATTTCCCCTCCCAAACCAACTCTCTCAAGAGTCGATTAACATACTCTTGTTTAGCGCAGATTTAATGGAGACCAATGTTGAATTACTCCTCGTGGTTAAAGCTGTTATCTATTATACCAGCCTAAGACAGTAGCCTATGCATGGAATCTGTAGTTGAGCCGCCAACTGTAAGCATTCTAGATGACAATCTAAGATAGAAAGAGGAGCTTTGTTGTGGGGGAAGGGGGGAGGGGACTTAGTTTAGGTTACAAGATTTAGAGTACTCTGTCAGAGGGATGCAATTGGCTCAAGTCAAGATATTAGTACAAAATGAAGAGACGTAATTGCAACCACAAAGAAAATGGATCTCGGGCCTAACTCAACTTTAGAATCTGGCTCCTGGGATGAGGATTGCCCAAGACCATATAAAGAGACAGCAATTCAGTCTCTCGACCAATATGGAACATTTTAAAACCCACTCCACACTCGGGGATGGACAATAGCACATGGGAACCCAACAGTAGGTAAACCAAGAATAGAGATGGTTTCCATTTGATACCACGTGAAGAACATGGATCTTGGTCTTACTCAACTCCAAAGACTAGCTCATGAGGTGCGGATTAATCCAGGACCATCCGAGACAATGGTCAATTTCTTCTACAAACGTAGGACACCCAGAATTGAACATCTGATGATTGGACAATATACATTGAGGCCCAACATCGTGTAAACAAAGAATAGGGATAAGTTTGGCTTCGCTACcgttttgtcacaacccaaacaaAATTAGTCAACTTTATGATCTGGTACTAAGATGATACCAAAAATTTTATGGAAACTATCAGGCATCTTATTAGCAAGAACTTGGGTAGGAAAAGATGGTCGGGAAGGTACAAGACAGTTGGAAATCATCTTACTATCATTTGATAATGGTAACTGTATATAGGCGCTTTTAAGTTGCATGCGATAAGCAAATAAGGAAATAGCACAAGGGACTAGCCAAAACAATATTCATCTATACTTACCCAATCACTCTACCATATTGACCTTGCCCACCACTTTGCTTCTTGTGTAGATAATCAAAATCTGCTCGCTTAGTGATTGTTTCCCTGAAGTTGACACGAGGCTTTCCAACCTGAGCTTCAACCTTAACAAACAACGAGATAGTAAGAAAAGAATCAAACAAACGATAATACCCAAAGAGAATGACTATCCGTGAAAAAAAAGAACGAACCTTATATTCTCTCCGGATGCGCTCAACATATATGTCCAGATGCAGCTCCCCCATGCCAGATATGATTGTCTGCTCAGAAAACCATTGAGATTTTCAGGGATTCTCCCCATAAAGATCAATAATTCACATAACATTCAAAATATGGAGCCCCCATTTGGGGTAAACAAAATATACCTCACCACTCTCAGCATCTAAACCCACACGGAATGTAGGATCCTCCCTCTGAAAACGATTCAAAGCTTTTGAAAACTGCCAACCAAACAGAGACAACAATTATAAGAGGCTCACAGA
This window encodes:
- the LOC129886724 gene encoding 3-hydroxyisobutyryl-CoA hydrolase-like protein 1, mitochondrial: MQRFKSTSILRRFLQNSRLVSQSRSFCGISSNVLIDETESTVLVERKASSRTAILNRPHALNAINYSIGTRLMKLYKSWEDDPDIGFVVLKGNDRAFSAGGDIVTLYNFLKQGNIQDCKEFCWTLYNFIYVVGTYLKPHVALLNGITMGGGAGISIPGTFRVATEKTVFSTPETLIGYHPDAGASFYLSRLPGYLGEYLALTGDKISGAEMISCGLATHYSHSAKLPLIEEQIGTLITDDPSVIERSLENCGEIVHPDPTSILHRIETLDKCFSHDTVEEIIDTLESEAAKKQDAWCAATLRKLQEISPLSLKVSLRSIREGRHQTLDQCLRREYRMTVQALSGQITSDFCEGVRARLVDRDLAPKWDPPTLEKVTDDMVDHYFSRLTAFEPELELPTQQREAFT